In Ciconia boyciana unplaced genomic scaffold, ASM3463844v1 HiC_scaffold_138, whole genome shotgun sequence, the genomic stretch TTCTCCTCCAGATGCTCCCCCGCCTCCGGGAGCAGCCCCCTTTATACCCGCCAGGGCGCCCGTGTCACAAGCCCACAGTGACATCGCGGTGACACGGCCACCGCTGCTGCCCACTGTGACGCGGCAATcacctccctggggctggcgCCAAGAGGTGACGTGGGGCCCAGCCACGGCCACTGGGGAAACAGGCCATCACTCTCAGCACGCACTCCTAGTGCACGGGCAGGAGTGACCGTGGGCGCCGCGTGTCAGCGTCTCCCTGCGGGGTATGCCTGTCccgcagagtccagctgcggCAGCTCCTGGCCCCAAGTCcaagcaggagccaggctgcgCACGGACTCCCAGCAGGCACATGCAGGTGCTCACACGCACGCCTGCACCATGGATGTGCGCAGACGGACACACCGCGTGGGCTCCAACACAGGGCTCACGCATCCAGCCCCGCGCTTGCAGGCTCCCGAGAGGAATGGCGTCCCTCTCTTGGTCAGAGAGCCGCGGCTGCCGGCACGCGGGGGGACACcaggaggaaggggtgggggcacgcggcaggcaggcagtgacCCACGAGCTTCAGCTGTGGCCCCTCGAGCGGCTGCGTGCAGGCGGTGCCGCACGCAGGAGTTGGCAGCCCGCGTCACTCTGGCCTCCATCCGGCAGGGCCTTTCCCCTTGCAGCAAGACCTGCGAgtggctggagaagctggcagggagcagccggggctgtgccggccTGTGGCTGTGGGGTCGGCAGGGACAGGGCCTTGGGGACAGGGCCACCGGCTATGAGATTGCTGGAATGtgccccgtgggatgggggggcaACTGGCAAGGGGGCCATGGGAATAGCAccgctggggatggggacaggggccacggggctgtggggccaccagggtcctccccagccctccattCCCACCTCGGGGGGGCTGTCTCCGTACCCCCCCGATTTACCCCAATAAACCGCTCAGCTCAAAGTCCATCCGTGTGGGCATCTCCTTCGGGCGCTGGGGCACGAGCGGGCCCAGCCCCCGGCTGTTAAACGCGCCTTGTCACGGTGCAgaacccccaccccccgcagCCTCCTCGTCGCACTAACGCCAATCGCTCTGTGGGAAAGCTGCCACCCACGGGGGACGTCTCCCTGTCGCCACCCGTGGGGCGGGGGTAGGGTGTGcgtgtggggatggggatgaccCCGAGTGGGTGGGGacggcccggggcaggggcgcGTGGCCCCCCCAGGCTGGCGGAGATGACTGTTGCTGGTACCGGGGCATGGGAAGGGGGGGAACCTCGTTTTTGGTGCGGGAGAACCTCGCGCTAAACTAACCCCGAGTGGATCCGGGCGTGGGGCCGCGACACCCCCCAAGCCTGAGGTAATGGGGGGCAGCGGGACCCCCCGGCTTGGGGAGCGGGCACTGGGGCTGGACCCCCCGGCTGCATCCCCTAGCGCCAATCCTGTCCCCCCAGCGCAGGGGcttccctggggtgggggcccCACTGGCAACGGCGGGTTTGAGCCCTGCGGGCAGTTGCCGGGCCATGATCTTGTCGGGATGACGGAGCCGTGGCGGGacggctgccggggccgggggacgcAGGAGGGGGCCAAGGCTGAGGCACTGCCGGCCGCCTTTGCCTCCGTCTCTGCCGGCCCGCCCGGCCTTCAGGGGTCCCGGCTCACAGAGgcgggggaaaggctggagcaaggcagCCGGACCCTTGGCGGAAGAGGATCAGGGCAGGGAATCCTTCAGGAAACCGGACATAGCCATGTGCGTGGGCACAGGTGAGCCCCAAAACCGCGCAGGGCTGCCTGCACGGAGCTCACCCCGGGGGCACTCCCACGGGCGGGAGTGGGCAGCCCCCCCGCGTGACCCAACCCGTGTGCACCCCTCTGTGGGGGGTGCTCACAGCCATCAGTGGGGTCGCATCAGCGAGGGACGTGGCCGAGCAGCTCCGTGGGCCCTCCTTGCAGGAGGGGAGCGCTGCCCAGCGCAGCCACCACCACCTCGCCGAGCTTGAGAGACTCCTCATGCTGAGCCCCACAGGGGTCTGAGGTGTGGGACAGCTTCTGGACGCAGCTGCAGCAGATCCCCACTTTGGCCGCACGCACTCCCGCTCGGCCCGAGCGGTGAGGCTCGGCCGCTCtacagccagctctgccagctcctggctccGGCCATGGGGAAGCAGGACCCCCTCTGCGCCGCGTACCTGCTGTCCGAGTCCGTCTCCATCACCGCTCGCCATCAGATGCTCAGCATCATCCACAGCAAGACTCATATGCCGGCACTAACCTTCGCCGTCATCGGGCACCCTCGGGGACCGGCGGAGGGGACAAAGCCGCCGCAGAGGCTGGACCCCCTTCCCCGGCTGCGTGCATTCACCACGGAACCGGGACCCCCTCTCCACCGCGGTACCTGCTGTCCGAGTCCGTCCCCATCCGCACTCGCCCTGCCCCATGGGATCCGGCTTTACTCCTCATGCCAGGCGGCTCCGGCTCTCCGCGCCTCCCGGCTCCTCGGAGACGCGGGGCTGGCTTGTCGGGCAAGCGCCGGGGGACGGCCGTGGAACGCGAGCCGAACCGCCGCGGGAACCGCCACGCCGACAACTGAGCTCCCCACTTCGCCGGGCGAGCCACGGGCACTGCCGGCCTCCAACTCAAGCAAGAGCCAGGTCTGAGGCAGAGCCGTCGTGGGGCGCGCacaggcagaagggaaagcaggagcCACCTCCCTCTGACCCGTCAGCTGACATTCATTGAAGAGGTCACACACTTGTCCTGCAATCACagacttctttctttatttcaaaacaactgGGACCTCGCTGGGCAGCTCCCTAAGGCGGCCGCCAGCTTTGGTGGCAGGACCCAGTTGAGGACGTCCGTCTTCAGGAGGACTAGGAGGAGGACGGCGAGCTGCAGGAAGGCGAGGAACAGAAGAAGGCTCCTGGGGGACAGGAGAGAGGAgtcaggcagagcagggtgcaAATGTGTCTCAGCTCTTTCCAACCACCCTCTTCGAATGCCACCGTGGGACTTCGCACCCTGCTGGGCACAACGCTCCCAGCTCAGGGCTGGGCTGAAGGGCCCAGGCATCTCTCGCAGCTCTACTCTACATCTGCCCAGTGGGCCCCCAGATCCCCCGTGCTACGCCCCCcaagctgggaagagaagaaatactgcaCCATTTCATCCCAGAGAAGGCCAAAGCTGCCCGATACCCTTGGACCACTGGCACGGGCATCCCACTGCCTATGGAAGAGCCCCGGCACCCCGAGCCCCTGGGCAACTCACCGCAGCCAAGAAGTGATCTTCTGCCTCCTTGATGCCAGCCGCCCCTCCTACAGGCCAAGGCACAGCAGGGACATGTGTTGGGGTGTGCGAGGTGGATGAGGTTTGGGGCTCAGACAGACCCCTCCCTCGTCCCCGCTGAGACCGGTGCCCCCGTGGCCCCCGGCCACAGTGCagacccttccctccccaaggCCCACAGCGGGGTTGTCTCTCCTACCAGCCGCACAGCCaccatctcctgcagcagcgACTCCTCCGTCTTGTCTGCCTGCGCCGTCTTCCCCCTGCTACGGACACCGTGGGGTTTGGGGCTGTGAAAAGAGACCTCGGCCAGCATGGCAAACCCCCGGGTGGCCAACAGGGAGCCAGGGTGCTGCCCAgcctctgctggggctggcaccaGGCACCCCCGCCGTCCCAGCACTGCACAGACCCACCCCCCgcccctgtcccaccccaggCCTGCGGGGCGTGGAGGAGAGCCTGGGAGCTGCTTAGAGTTGCGCAGAGCTGCTTCCACGAGTCCCGAGTTGCTCAGAGGTGTTTTGAGCCGCTTAGGAGAAGACAAAGGGCTCTCCacagcaggctggaggagcGGACAGGAGCCAGAAAGATGTCTGCAAGCGGCACAGCTCTGCCCGGAGCTGCTcagcaccccccaccccgctgccccAGGTTTCAGTCAGGGCCCCACGGCCACTCACAAAGCTGCTGGCTCTCGGAGGCCTTCCCGTCTCTCCAGGAGGTGCCGGAGCTTGCTCCTGAGCAGCTGGACAAGCAAAGGTCCCGGTCAGGAGTCCAGGCCATGCCTGCTCTGAGGGGGCTTCCCCCCACAGACATGCTGAGCCCCcgtccctcctgtccccagtaCCTTCGTGACCTCAACCTGCTCCTGAAGACCTTCTCTCAACTCTGGCCAGGGCTCCCACTGCAAAGCAAGTGGGACACATTGCAGGGAGCCGTGGTGGGAAAGGGCATCCCCAGTCAGAccccagggcactgggaggtcAGGCCAGGGACAGGGCAACAGGCACCCAGGTGTCCTGGGGCTAGCGCCATTGCCCAGCAGCTCCGGCCACCCCGTGAGGGATTTCTGGATGCGGGTCACAGACCTTGATCAGCTCCCGCGCTGCTGggcctccctctgcctctccgtGAAAGAGCTTTGCCTggcaaagaggaaggaacagGAACATCTCCAGGAGGAGCAGGCGGTGGAGCAGGACCCCAGGACACTGGCCGGGGCCCAACGCCACACTACCCAGCACCCCCCTCCAGCCCATGCCCGAGTTCCTGTTACACACAGCGTCCCCAGACACACCAGTGAGGGTCACTCGtcccacccccttccccaaagCCATAGTGCTGTGCCTGCAGACCCACATCAGGCTCCCctgtgcagcacagccacagccaagAGCCTGGGGGATAGCCAGAGGCCCGATCCCTCCATCATGGCCAGAGGCCATATCCCACAGTAAACATCCTCCCCAGCCACACCACTGCCCGTGGCTGCTGGGGTGCACGGACCCAGCACTGGCACCCCCTCCCTGACCCCGTCAGGACAGGCCTCCTTCTCCCCTCTACCTTCTGTGCCTCTTCCAGGCCGGCGGCTGCCTCCCTGTTTGCCACCTCAACGCGCTCCTgcgggagaggagaggaagaggagcagccaTCAGGGCACTGAGACACTCCCAGGAGTGGCATTATCCCCTCCCGGCTCCCTTTGGGCACGTCCTTTGCCCTCGCGTCCCCTCTcagtcccagccctgcaggcactGTGGGCAGACAGAGGGACCCCCAGGCCCAACTCCGGACACGGTCCacacctggacatggtcctgagccACTGGCTCTGGGTGACCCCGCTTTGAGCAGGGGCATTGCACAAGACAAGATGATCTCCacaggtccctgccaacctcgACCCCTCTGTGATTCGCTAAACTCACCTTCATCCGGGCCATccactcctccagctgctcGATCTCCTGGCGGATGTTTTCAAAACACCGCACCACAACAGGCTTCTGGGAAGAGGAGCCAGACAACGGCACTGAGCCTGACACAGCCCCAGCCGCCGCAGCTGGGGGACACGGGCAGAAGAGGGGACACTGACCTGCACGCTGAGCTGCTCCATCGTTTCCTGCAGCTCATCCTGCTTCTTCCCCTGcgtggggaaaggagaggtcAGGGGCTCAGGTcttgcagccccagcccccggggACAACACTCCACACCTACCAGacgctgcagcagctccttctgctttttggACTCTGCAGAACACCTCGCCAGGCGCTCCCGGAGCACGCAGAGCTCTTCCTTCAACTCTTCCGTCCGCATGGCTGCACCTGGGGGTGGGCAGCCAGCAGGGTGTGAGGGGCACAGCCACGGGCACTTGTCAGGCACGGACACTCGCGGAGATGCTGCCCTACCCTGGCACACGACCGCACACGGACACGCGGGTGCACTCAGGGGAAGGCACCCCTGCACGGCTGCGCACAGGCACGCCACCCTGCTCAcctgcagctgtgcccagcaccGCGGGTGCTGGCACAGGTACAGCCATACACCCACGGGGACAGCCATGCACCCCCTTGTGCTCCCCAAGCACGGGCGCACCCGCTCTCTCTCACGCACGGAACACGGCCACGCACTTGCAGAGTCAGGGACGCCCAGGGCTGGCACGGGAGCCTCCCCGCAGAGAGGGGCACCGTCAGCCAACTGCACTGACGCGCCTGCACCCCCCGCAGCCGGCAGCCCTGTGCGCACGCACGCGCGCACCAGTCCTGTGCCCGGCTTGGCCTGTGCCAGCTGGGTGCCCAGGACTtggctggaggtgggggggcCCCAGGGACCGCTGAGGAGAGAAGGAGCTTCCCCGCCCCTGCTGTGCCGGGCACCCGCGGGGCCCCTCCTGCtggcggggctgccctgccctggggcctcTGCGACACCTCCAGCGTCACGATCCTGCCCTGTCAGGTCACAACACCCccgcccccgggacccccttcCTTTGgtcccccgccagccccagcagcgtAGCCGACCTCCCCACCTGGCCCTGCCTCGGCCCAGGCTActgccttccccccaccccaccgctcGCAGCCACACACAGACCCCCGCCGCCCCTTGCCCAGCCGTGGCTCGCGGGGACTGT encodes the following:
- the LOC140646062 gene encoding uncharacterized protein, whose amino-acid sequence is MRTEELKEELCVLRERLARCSAESKKQKELLQRLGKKQDELQETMEQLSVQKPVVVRCFENIRQEIEQLEEWMARMKERVEVANREAAAGLEEAQKAKLFHGEAEGGPAARELIKWEPWPELREGLQEQVEVTKLLRSKLRHLLERREGLREPAAFRGKTAQADKTEESLLQEMVAVRLEGRLASRRQKITSWLRSLLLFLAFLQLAVLLLVLLKTDVLNWVLPPKLAAALGSCPARSQLF